A segment of the Pedobacter faecalis genome:
GCTCTTTCTTCCAGCAGTTTCCCCAAGAGGATGAATGCGATAATAACGGCTGCCGCTTCAAAATATACGTGGGCGTGCAGTCCCCGTTGATGCCAAAAGTCGGCAAACAGCATATTGAAAACACTGAACAGGTAGGCAATACCTGTACTCAATGCCACCAGCGTATCCATATTGGCGGAACGGTGCTTTGCCTGCTTCCAAGCGTTCACAAAAAAATCCCTGCCCAACCATATTACAACGGGTGTGGAAAAGAGCCACATTATCGGGTCTGCATAGGGCATATCCATAAAGAACATTCCTATGACTACCACGGGCAGGGAAAGGATAATTGCCCAAATGGTCTTGTTTTTCAGGGTTCGGAATTTCTTTTCGTGGATGGCTTCGAGCGTTTCCTGCTGCTTGGTTTCGTCTTCAATCAATAGGTCGTAACCTACTCCCTGAAACGCTTTTTGCAGGGTGAAGGCATCGGTCATATTGGGCAGATATTCTACGGTAAGATTGCCCGTTGCAAAGTTCACGGAAGCATTAACTACTCCCGGTTGGTATTTCACAATGCTTTCGGCACTGCCCGCACAGGATGCACAGGTCATGCCCAATACCGGAAAAGCACTTTTAACCGTAGGAATTCCGTAACCTAAATCTTTAATTGCCTTAACAGCCTCGCCTACGGTTTCATTGCTATCTACTGTAATCGCTGCCCTGCGGTTGTTCAGCTCTACTTTATGGGTTTCTACGCCTTTTACCTGTGCCAATCCCTTTTCAACGATTAATGCACAGTGTTCGCTTTCTACATCCTCCAATGGAATGTATATATTTTCTCTGTTTGTCGCCATATTTGCCTGCTTTAATTTACAATACAAAATTGGCTATTATATTTATGGGTACTGTTGTGAAATTTTGGATTTGATTTGTAAGATTTACTTACACTTTATCCAACGGTTTTCTTTTATCCTCTTTAATCTGTTTGAAATGGCTTGGTGTTAGCCCGGTAACTTTTTTAAACTGGTTACTCAAATATGCCACGCTCGAATAATTTAGGCGGTTCGCAATCTCACTTAATGACAACTCATCATACACCAACAATTCTTTGACTTTCTCCACCTTTTGGGCGATAAAGTATTTTTCAATGGTTGTACCCTCTACCTCTGAAAACAGATTGGACAGGTAATTGTAATCGTGATGCAATTTGTTGCATATTTCACTCAAAGTGGTCAGCTGATTTCGCTGCAAAGTGGTCACATTTTGATTGGCGAAAGAAATTCACTCCAGGGTTCGGCCGGCCTGGCAAGTTAACAAAGGGTTTTGTCTTGCCTTACAAAGGCACTTATGTTTGCGATTCTAGGGTTGTCTGATCCGTAAGTCCCATCTCCTTGACACACGAACTCAAATAAAGGTCTACAATCGATTTTACAGCACCTTTAGGCTTGTACCCGATGACAATCAGATCCTCTTCTTAGCGGCGCTTAAAAGATATTTTTCACGCCAGCTTAGGGAGACACCAATCGATAAACTTCTTATCTGCAGGTCAAACGGACCACTTTGCAGCGAAATTGCCTGTCACTATAGTACGGAATAGGGTGTCAGCATGTTTGCGGAATTCCTGACCAGTTTTGCCGAAATACCCAGGTTGAAATTATTGCATGCAATTAAATAGTCCAATTTGTCAGTTTTGTCAATTTTTCCAACTCATCTTTTTCCTTGATCTTCCCGCGTAGAGAGGCCAGCGACATCAAATCGCGTATGAAATCGCTCGACATCACAACGTCCTTCCACCCTTTATGGGGCAAAGTCTTTTAAGGAGATTTTGCCCTATTTTTTTGGTTTTAAAGAATTGTTTTGGGGTTGGTTAGCTTGGTGGGTCTGTCTAGTTTCGTAGCTCGACACTCCCCGTCTTATGAAGTACAACAACCTTCTACGTGTCTATATCAATTGAGATTGCGAATGATTTTGAACCGACCAACTTTGTTTTACTGAAATGAATAAGGTTTGGGCTCATCATAATTCCCTAACGCCTTAGCCAGATTTTCCCTCATTTGCTTAACCAATATCCTTGGCCTGATCACTTTAATTTTTGAACCAAAGCCTAACAACTCACGTTCAAGCTCAAAGTTCAGGATCACCTTGATGCTAAATATTTTACCCCCGTCTTCCTCTGCTAAAAGTTTCTGTGTATGATGCAATGGTTTTGTGATGATATAGGGGGCATTGGCATCATCTATCCAAAATACCACTTCACAATCTCGTTGACCTGGTGATTTGGTTACCCCAATCACATCACTATAATACGTGGCCAGATCTATGAGATTATTTTCACGGTAAGCGTCCTCATGCAACTCGATGGCTTGGATTCGGTCCAATGCCAGGTTCAGCAGGTTTCCGCCGCGACCATGCCGCTGTCCTAAAACAAACCAACGATTTCGATATTCTTTTAGCAAATAACCACTGAAGCAAAATGTACTGGCATCCCTCGCTTTGAAAGATCTGTAGGTAACGCAAATTGTTTTTTTTGACACAATCGCCTTACGGATTACTTCAATGTATTCAAGCCCTTTCAGATGATCGTTCTTTTCAAAGTCAACCACCGGCGAATTATGGGTCTTTTGTGAGTATATTTTATCTTCCAGTTTACTTACCATCTCGGTCAGATCGCTGAAATGATCAAAGCCTTTAAACTGTTTTAACAAGCCAGATACCTCGCTCAGAACATGCATATCCTGCGAACTAATTGGACTGTTCGTGATGCTATAATTCTTGTCAGCGTAAGCATAATATTTTTTATCAACCACAACAATTGGCGCTTCGTAACCCAACTTATTACTGCGCATCATCTCAATATCCGCCTGCACCGAACGCCGGCTGACACCTTTTTCAATGCCTTCAAATTCA
Coding sequences within it:
- a CDS encoding helix-turn-helix transcriptional regulator; the encoded protein is MPVNRNALIRYRTIDNCLQNRYRKWTLDDLIEACSDALYEFEGIEKGVSRRSVQADIEMMRSNKLGYEAPIVVVDKKYYAYADKNYSITNSPISSQDMHVLSEVSGLLKQFKGFDHFSDLTEMVSKLEDKIYSQKTHNSPVVDFEKNDHLKGLEYIEVIRKAIVSKKTICVTYRSFKARDASTFCFSGYLLKEYRNRWFVLGQRHGRGGNLLNLALDRIQAIELHEDAYRENNLIDLATYYSDVIGVTKSPGQRDCEVVFWIDDANAPYIITKPLHHTQKLLAEEDGGKIFSIKVILNFELERELLGFGSKIKVIRPRILVKQMRENLAKALGNYDEPKPYSFQ